One Turneriella parva DSM 21527 genomic region harbors:
- a CDS encoding lipoprotein: MKRIFFALCATAALAAINPEGRKITKDQYKLLKKKGEMYILETNSAKTYIGALVKHRGEGIKVVHVLGTNIIPLSDKKKTTPCTKELCVK, encoded by the coding sequence ATGAAAAGAATATTTTTTGCACTGTGCGCAACTGCGGCTTTGGCGGCCATAAACCCCGAAGGCCGCAAAATTACGAAAGACCAGTACAAACTTCTGAAGAAAAAGGGCGAAATGTATATACTCGAAACAAATTCAGCAAAAACATATATTGGCGCTCTGGTAAAACACCGTGGTGAAGGCATTAAAGTAGTGCACGTACTCGGAACAAATATCATTCCCCTTTCAGATAAAAAGAAAACCACACCTTGCACCAAAGAGCTGTGCGTAAAGTAG
- a CDS encoding BrnA antitoxin family protein — protein MKTLKKVPKFKSETEESEFWSKHDLTDYFDLSKGKRVKFPNLKPSTKLISIRLPESLIEDIKVLANRNDVPYQSLIKVYLAESVKRARRSN, from the coding sequence ATGAAGACATTAAAAAAGGTTCCTAAGTTCAAGTCCGAAACTGAAGAATCAGAGTTTTGGTCGAAACATGATTTGACCGATTACTTTGACCTGTCTAAGGGTAAGAGAGTCAAATTTCCCAACTTGAAACCAAGTACAAAACTTATTTCAATCAGATTACCAGAAAGTTTGATTGAAGATATTAAAGTATTGGCAAACCGTAACGACGTGCCCTACCAATCATTGATAAAAGTCTATTTGGCCGAATCGGTCAAAAGAGCGCGTAGATCGAATTGA
- a CDS encoding BrnT family toxin, whose translation MTVPDFTEIGGFDWNFDNVHKLLKRHRVTTAECEQAFFNEPFIVYDDPEHSIKEDRYYSLGVTNEYRHLTIIFTMRGRKIRPLSARPMTKSEVKYYEDIKKGS comes from the coding sequence GTGACTGTTCCGGATTTCACGGAAATTGGGGGCTTCGACTGGAATTTCGACAATGTACATAAGCTGCTGAAACGGCACCGTGTTACCACGGCTGAGTGTGAGCAGGCTTTCTTCAATGAACCCTTCATCGTGTATGATGACCCAGAGCATTCGATCAAAGAAGACCGATATTATTCCCTCGGTGTTACAAATGAATATCGTCACTTGACTATCATCTTCACAATGCGGGGCCGCAAGATCAGACCACTATCAGCCCGACCAATGACAAAAAGCGAGGTAAAATACTATGAAGACATTAAAAAAGGTTCCTAA